One stretch of Corvus hawaiiensis isolate bCorHaw1 chromosome 1, bCorHaw1.pri.cur, whole genome shotgun sequence DNA includes these proteins:
- the ZNF804B gene encoding zinc finger protein 804B isoform X3, which produces MIQDYAEKEKAAAKALEDVKANFYCELCDKQYHKHQEFDNHINSYDHAHKQRLKDLKQREFARNVASKSWKDEKKQEKALKRLHQLAELRKQSECITGSGPLLKAPRLVLEKQQSPDGIFLYKGSKFTASSQRTITSEGQGFSKSILEKKQLIISRHHPLTERHHALGNHVSQMFPDSTSTSQRAGVSFSFSKKVPLKLESSASVFSENSEEGNDCSEPPNHKKKQAIEGCHSATLLEEHLKASLDKESPITQDQMDLNNSASSHVAAKPKMLKENDKSSDRESEEKFRANPLYSKVKIQLSNLNFSASLRETEKENKLNESEQFLETPISSSCQTSNFCTQLNTYKHSNAHLPDQLSELPRQPAPELTCLSNINDDPGVIKRRRSLDTSETTDGNMETLLKETMVKEVKPQGLPFLHVVSKDGTTALQWPTELLLFTKTEPCISYGCNPLYFDFRLSLNHRDGKQHETNKESCKVLSKNKTVDENEPSGLIKHKQMSNEQDNQLLKPKKMKGSLNPRKSKQKAGSDIGKEINENGQKCIADYLNENIPKVPAYFDVSQKDYVTEKSLYTTTLRRPLKHHFHSCERKTQNIRNESISFSAFMSRIKKSKSAKCHLIDPEEKSENQNDCRSLQDVVSCSSDISDSGKYSSGSFCSCKSSSNSRYSDNEGCGSYTRCWRFPSPQKSSCGRHSSYSDTSVSSTSSYMSYASPTSNNHGRNHLLCCCKRKSKTDERHKCKHRKHKCIFTSDDTDEDYLCHSRIHRTRNCTQRGTIKYQRCSRHKVLRIRDRSKHSRSRHQHFGKAHSRSSSYHKSKSGSTSDSRSSERSSSSRISRGSSSGSFSKETDYCDNKTKEDAERGCNAEPGKAETAHYNSLNVNSQSKNFATCSSKNLAKDICGKRKSMTAKLLLERVQSKKTQEQMHDSEKFSNISGVELKDDSQSHFALQFSSSVDDIAMLPLPEKVLSMGKNDMGHNEISLLENSVKKNSSEASDITNVTLSPGTDYDHCALKDIIQIETGYQSPSIKRNTAIKEQSNLFISEVQPFIQSCDPVPNDFPGAFPSNRYSAVANSTETKEELHDVNMDLNRAEGSSDSLCDNAMQKYGNTLNDLEVYSKSTSPPLTQQPITFTPEEVDKYRLLQLQAQQHMQKQLLAKHLKVLPAPGPAAFSATPAVPALPVQQQATVTTIHHTLLQRFAVSASVHPHGSHLSLAPLHPLSQAHFAPISLSPLAPALIPTYPALLTGHPLHLVSATPLHPSPLTFPALSHTAYIPALFAPHLNTATPSAIHPNHLVHPLFQGQEPHHYSCSIQTQQLPATKEVFSVSSYLN; this is translated from the exons AGATtgaaagatttaaaacaaaggGAATTTGCTCGAAATGTGGCTTCAAAGTCATGGAAAGAtgagaagaaacaggaaaaagcacTCAAGCGACTCCACCAGCTTGCAGAATTACGGAAGCAGTCAGAATG CATCACTGGGAGTGGACCATTGCTTAAAGCCCCCCGATTagtcctggaaaagcagcaatcACCAGATGGCATTTTCCTGTACAAGGGCAGCAAGTTCACAGCAAGTTCTCAAAGAACCATCACAAGTGAAGGCCAAGGTTTCTCCAAAAGCATACTAGAGAAAAAACAACTTATTATAAGCAGGCACCATCCCCTTACTGAAAGACACCATGCACTTGGAAATCACGTCTCACAAATGTTCCCAGATAGCACCAGTACCTCTCAAAGGGCAGGGGTGTCTTTTTCATTCTCTAAAAAAGTCCCTTTGAAGCTTGAGTCCTCAGCGTCAGTCTTCAGTGAGAACTCTGAAGAAGGAAATGATTGTAGTGAACCCCCCAACcataaaaaaaagcaagctatTGAGGGCTGTCATTCTGCCACACTTTTGGAGGAACACCTGAAAGCAAGTTTGGATAAAGAGTCACCTATTACACAAGACCAAATGGATTTGAATAACAGTGCATCAAGTCATGTAGCTGCAAAACCTAAAATGCTAAAGGAAAATGATAAAAGTAGTGATAGggaatcagaagaaaaattcagagcTAATCCTTTGTATTCTAAAGTCAAAATACAGCTTtcaaatttgaatttttctgcttcactgagagaaacagagaaagagaacaaaCTGAATGAATCTGAACAATTCTTAGAAACTCCCATTTCATCTTCATGCCAAACCAGCAATTTTTGTACACAGCTGAACACCTACAAGCACAGCAATGCCCACCTGCCTGACCAGTTATCTGAGCTCCCACGACAGCCAGCACCTGAGCTGACCTGTTTAAGCAACATTAATGACGATCCTGGAGTGATAAAAAGAAGAAGATCTTTGGACACTTCAGAAACCACAGATGGAAATATGGAAACACTTCTGAAGGAGACCATGGTCAAAGAAGTTAAGCCCCAGGGGTTGCCTTTCCTCCATGTAGTGAGCAAAGATGGCACCACTGCTCTGCAGTGGCCCACAGAATTACTTTTGTTTACAAAAACTGAGCCCTGTATTTCATATGGCTGTAATCCATTGTATTTTGACTTCAGACTCTCCTTAAATCACAGAGATGGTAAACAGcatgaaacaaacaaagaaagcTGTAAAGTGCTCTCTAAAAATAAGACTGTGGATGAAAATGAACCCTCAGGTTTAataaaacacaagcaaatgTCAAATGAACAAGATAATCAGTTGTTGAAACCAAAGAAGATGAAAGGCTCCCTAAACCCAAGAAAGTCCAAGCAAAAAGCTGGGTCAGACATagggaaagaaattaatgaaaatggTCAAAAATGCATTGCAGattatttgaatgaaaatataCCCAAAGTGCCTGCTTACTTTGATGTCTCACAAAAGGATTACGTGACAGAAAAAAGTCTTTATACAACAACACTGAGAAGACCTTTAAAGCATCATTTCCAtagctgtgaaagaaaaactCAGAACATTAGAAACgaaagcatttccttttctgcttttatgtCTAGGATTAAAAAATCTAAATCTGCAAAATGTCATTTAATTGATcctgaagaaaaatctgaaaaccaAAATGACTGCAGATCCCTTCAAGATGTggtcagctgcagcagtgacaTAAGTGACAGTGGAAAATACTCTAGTGGAAGTTTCTGTAGTTGTAAATCCAGTTCAAACAGCAGGTATTCAGATAATGAAGGATGTGGAAGTTACACGAGATGCTGGAGATTCCCATCTCCTCAAAAGTCCTCGTGTGGCAGACATTCCAGCTATTCTGACACTTCAGTTAGCAGTACGAGTAGCTACATGAGCTACGCAAGTCCCACATCAAACAATCACGGCAGAAATCATTTGCTTTGTTgttgtaaaagaaaaagcaagacagATGAAAGGCATAAATGTAAACACAGAAAGCACAAGTGTATTTTCACTTCAGATGACACAGACGAGGATTATCTTTGTCATAGTAGAATTCACAGAACTAGAAACTGTACTCAGAGGGGCACAATTAAATATCAAAGATGTTCAAGACATAAAGTTTTACGAATCAGAGACAGATCTAAACACAGCAGAAGTAGACATCAGCATTTTGGCAAAGCACATAGTAGGAGTAGCAGCTACCACAAATCCAAAAGTGGTTCCACCAGTGATTCAAGAAGCAGTGAAAGATCATCTAGCAGCAGAATATCAAGAGGCAGCAGTTCAGGATCCTTCTCAAAAGAGACTGACTACTGTGACAACAAAACAAAGGAGGATGCTGAGAGAGGTTGTAATGCTGAACCAGGAAAAGCTGAAACTGCACATTACAACTCCCTGAATGTGAATAGTCAGTCCAAAAACTTTGCCACCTGCTCTTCCAAAAACCTGGCAAAAGACATatgtggaaaaagaaagtcAATGACAGCCAAGTTACTTTTAGAAAGAGTGCAGTCTAAGAAAACCCAGGAACAAATGCATGATTCAGAGAAATTTTCAAACATTAGTGGGGTAGAATTAAAGGATGACTCACAAAGTCACTTTGCTCTTCAGTTTTCATCATCAGTAGATGACATTGCAATGTTACCTTTGCCAGAGAAAGTGCTAAGCATGGGTAAAAATGATATGGGACATAATGAAATCAGTTTGTTGGAAAACAGTGTGAAGAAAAACAGCTCTGAAGCATCAGACATAACTAATGTTACTCTTTCACCTGGAACTGATTATGATCATTGTGCTCTTAAAGACATAATTCAAATTGAAACAGGCTATCAGAGCCCAAGCATAAAAAGGAACACAGCAATAAAGGAACAATCCAATCTCTTCATTAGTGAAGTGCAGCCCTTTATACAAAGCTGTGATCCAGTACCAAATGATTTCCCTGGTGCTTTTCCCTCTAATAGATATTCTGCTGTTGCTAATTCAACAGAGACCAAAGAAGAACTACATGATGTAAACATGGACTTGAACCGGGCAGAAGGCAGTTCAGACTCTCTTTGTGACAATGCTATGCAGAAGTATGGTAACACATTAAATGACCTAGAAGTGTACAGTAAATCCACCTCCCCTCCTTTAACACAACAGCCTATCACATTCACACCAGAAGAAGTAGACAAATACAGGTTGCTGCAGCTGCAAGCCCAGCAGCACATGCAGAAACAACTTCTGGCAAAACATCTGAAAGTTTTGCCTGCCCCAGGACCAGCTGCCTTCTCTGCAACACCAGCAGTTCCTGCCCTCCCTGTTCAGCAGCAGGCTACTGTCACCACCATCCACCACACGCTGCTGCAACGCTTTGCTGTCTCGGCCTCTGTGCACCCCCATGGCAGCCATCTCTCCCTGGCACCCCTCCACCCCCTCTCGCAGGCACATTTTGCCCCCATATCACTTTCCCCGTTAGCACCAGCCCTTATTCCCACCTACCCTGCTTTGCTGACAGGACACCCATTGCACTTGGTTTCTGCCACTCCCCTCCacccttctccactgaccttccCTGCACTGTCACACACTGCATATATCCCAGCATTATTTGCACCACACCTGAACACAGCCACACCTTCTGCTATACACCCAAATCACTTAGTTCATCCCTTATTCCAAGGACAAGAGCCCCATCACTATTCTTGTTCCATCCAGACCCAACAGTTACCTGCAACAAAAGAagttttcagtgtttccagCTACTTAAACTAG